From the Butyrivibrio fibrisolvens genome, one window contains:
- a CDS encoding lantibiotic protection ABC transporter ATP-binding protein, with protein MEMMLKTNELCKTFKDQKAVNKVSLNIPKCCVYGLLGPNGAGKSTTLKMITGIMKPTSGEIIYDGKPWNRSVLDKIGALIENPPIYENLTARENLEVRAILIGAPKSRIDEVLKTVSLTNTGKKKAGQFSLGMKQRLGIALALLANPKLLILDEPTNGLDPIGIEELRELIRSFPKKGITVILSSHILSEVQMCADYIGIISDGVLGYEGELLPGQNLEELFMDVVKQNRKLQNIA; from the coding sequence ATGGAAATGATGCTTAAAACTAACGAACTTTGTAAGACATTTAAAGATCAGAAAGCTGTTAATAAAGTTTCACTTAATATACCCAAGTGCTGCGTATACGGTCTTCTCGGACCAAATGGTGCAGGAAAGTCAACAACACTTAAGATGATAACAGGAATCATGAAGCCCACAAGCGGCGAGATCATCTACGATGGGAAGCCTTGGAACAGAAGCGTTCTTGATAAGATTGGAGCACTGATCGAGAATCCGCCGATTTATGAAAATCTCACAGCAAGAGAGAATCTTGAAGTAAGAGCGATCCTTATTGGAGCTCCCAAGAGCAGGATTGATGAAGTTTTAAAAACAGTTTCACTTACAAACACAGGCAAAAAGAAAGCTGGTCAGTTTTCACTGGGAATGAAGCAAAGACTTGGTATAGCACTTGCGCTTCTTGCAAATCCCAAGCTCCTTATTCTGGATGAGCCTACAAACGGACTTGACCCTATCGGAATTGAAGAACTTAGAGAACTTATAAGATCTTTTCCAAAAAAGGGAATCACAGTGATCCTGTCAAGCCATATCCTATCAGAGGTTCAGATGTGTGCTGACTACATCGGAATAATCTCAGACGGAGTGCTGGGATATGAAGGCGAGCTTCTTCCGGGACAGAATCTTGAAGAGCTATTCATGGATGTTGTTAAGCAAAACCGTAAGCTGCAGAATATCGCATAA
- a CDS encoding endo-1,4-beta-xylanase: MNLKTAYEPYFKIGAAISRVNLHTKAHMELLTDQFNSFTCENDMKPMYYLDKNLNKEDPDKYNLEPALTFENAIPYLEFAKEHGIAMRGHTLVWHNQTPKWFFCENYNEHFPLASRDTMLSRLENYIKGVLTFVQSNYPGVIYAWDVVNEIVDEGDFRKSLWTRTVGNDFFIKAFEYARRYVSDGVDLFYNDYETALDWKRDFIIANVLKPLIDQKLVDGMGMQSHLLMNHPDLDDYKKAIESYGALGLKIHITELDMHNADPSDESMHSLALRYRDFFKIYLDAVRSGKANITSVTFWNLRDEDSWLTGFRRETSYPLLFKGKCEAKEAYYAVLSAVLPGDRADATDTASSEDPIAAYISDGIDRWAPDYPEADYELQGMPQNGPRMRIQRDNIWKDGEYTYEAAYGFVPNVFAYLHPDTDKRPCMLVVPGGGYCMCCSHEGELPAMEFYKRGMNVLVLSYTTDITMSVPLKRQPLEDISRAVRFIRKNADRYCIDPDNLYIMGFSAGGHVCGSLAVHFDDVKDIDPTYNEISNRPTGVILSYPVITTGEFTHKDSVKALLGDDPTDEELEYFSLEKQVKGNTPPCFIWQTQEDGLVPVENSYLFAMALRRHKVPFAHYVFPRGPHGLTIANDTFFKGWSGGDYSMEQTMRAAFSVKEGKGVNVSEQRKKELIEQFFSGNEFQENGIDMSLKADVGLWSDLAWAWICGDKA; the protein is encoded by the coding sequence ATGAATCTCAAAACCGCCTATGAACCATATTTTAAGATTGGCGCTGCTATCTCCAGAGTCAATCTCCATACCAAGGCTCACATGGAGCTTCTTACAGATCAGTTCAACAGCTTCACTTGTGAGAATGATATGAAGCCCATGTACTACCTTGACAAGAATCTTAACAAGGAAGACCCTGACAAGTACAACCTTGAACCTGCCCTGACTTTTGAAAACGCCATCCCTTATCTTGAATTTGCCAAAGAACATGGCATAGCCATGCGCGGCCATACCCTTGTATGGCACAATCAGACTCCCAAGTGGTTCTTTTGTGAGAACTACAACGAGCATTTTCCGCTTGCAAGTAGAGACACTATGCTCTCTAGACTTGAAAACTATATAAAAGGTGTACTTACTTTTGTTCAGTCCAATTACCCTGGTGTTATCTATGCCTGGGATGTTGTCAACGAGATAGTTGACGAGGGAGATTTCAGGAAGTCACTATGGACCAGGACTGTTGGTAATGACTTTTTTATCAAAGCATTTGAATATGCAAGACGATACGTATCCGATGGTGTTGATCTTTTCTACAACGACTACGAGACAGCTCTTGACTGGAAGAGAGACTTCATCATAGCCAATGTTTTAAAACCCCTTATTGACCAAAAGCTTGTAGACGGAATGGGCATGCAGTCTCATCTTCTTATGAATCATCCTGATCTTGATGATTACAAGAAGGCTATAGAGAGCTACGGCGCTCTTGGTCTTAAGATCCATATAACTGAGCTTGATATGCACAATGCCGACCCGTCAGATGAGTCCATGCATAGTTTGGCTCTACGATACAGGGACTTCTTCAAGATCTACCTTGACGCTGTAAGATCAGGCAAGGCCAATATCACAAGTGTCACATTCTGGAATCTTAGAGATGAAGATAGCTGGCTTACTGGTTTTAGACGTGAGACAAGTTACCCTCTTTTGTTCAAAGGAAAGTGTGAAGCCAAAGAGGCTTACTATGCTGTGCTTAGCGCAGTGCTTCCCGGTGACAGAGCGGATGCAACGGATACTGCAAGTTCAGAGGATCCTATAGCTGCATATATATCAGATGGTATAGACAGATGGGCTCCTGACTATCCGGAAGCTGATTATGAGCTTCAAGGTATGCCTCAAAACGGGCCAAGGATGAGGATACAACGTGATAATATCTGGAAGGATGGCGAGTATACCTACGAAGCAGCTTACGGCTTTGTTCCCAATGTCTTTGCATATCTTCACCCGGATACTGATAAGCGTCCATGTATGCTGGTAGTACCCGGAGGCGGCTATTGCATGTGCTGCTCTCATGAGGGCGAGCTTCCTGCAATGGAGTTCTACAAACGCGGGATGAATGTACTGGTTCTTAGCTATACAACTGATATCACCATGTCAGTTCCTCTTAAAAGACAGCCCCTTGAAGATATCTCAAGAGCTGTAAGATTTATAAGAAAAAATGCTGACAGATACTGCATAGACCCTGACAATCTCTATATCATGGGCTTTTCTGCAGGCGGCCACGTATGCGGAAGCCTTGCAGTTCATTTTGATGATGTCAAGGATATTGATCCTACATACAACGAGATATCCAACCGACCTACCGGCGTCATCCTGTCCTATCCTGTTATCACTACAGGCGAGTTCACTCACAAGGATTCAGTCAAGGCTCTTCTTGGCGATGATCCTACTGATGAAGAGCTTGAGTACTTCTCTTTGGAAAAACAGGTTAAAGGTAACACACCGCCTTGTTTTATCTGGCAGACTCAGGAAGATGGTCTTGTCCCTGTAGAGAACAGTTATCTCTTTGCCATGGCACTGCGCAGGCATAAGGTTCCTTTCGCCCACTATGTGTTCCCAAGAGGACCTCACGGCCTTACAATTGCCAACGATACCTTCTTCAAAGGCTGGTCCGGCGGGGATTATAGCATGGAGCAGACCATGCGGGCGGCTTTCAGTGTCAAGGAAGGTAAGGGAGTCAACGTTTCAGAGCAGAGGAAGAAGGAACTCATCGAACAGTTCTTTAGCGGCAATGAATTCCAAGAAAATGGAATCGATATGAGCCTTAAGGCCGATGTAGGCCTATGGTCAGATCTTGCATGGGCGTGGATATGTGGTGATAAGGCATAA
- a CDS encoding lantibiotic immunity ABC transporter MutE/EpiE family permease subunit has product MTNIIKAEFLKSKRTMSSKLIFAFPIIALVMAFVLTNGIENAYAESAWNWWYVFILPGMIAIVSYLSVMREKKNGYYNIKTLPMEKRKLMLGKIAYLGILVLISNVVLFAGATMGGAFLTTSVPVIGAAVTVVVLTIAVLWQIPLFLFLSEKFGMVVELLACLFITVLGVSVAPSGKWFLFVSAISNRIVTPLLHILPNGLRTQAEDPLLSTTVIFPGILIALAHFVVLTYLYLNWFEKREVK; this is encoded by the coding sequence ATGACTAACATAATAAAGGCAGAATTTTTAAAATCAAAGAGAACTATGAGCAGTAAACTCATATTTGCATTCCCAATAATCGCACTTGTAATGGCGTTTGTGCTTACAAACGGAATAGAAAACGCATACGCAGAGAGTGCATGGAACTGGTGGTATGTATTTATTCTTCCGGGGATGATCGCTATCGTAAGTTATCTTTCTGTAATGAGGGAAAAGAAAAACGGATACTACAACATCAAGACTCTTCCTATGGAGAAAAGAAAACTGATGCTTGGGAAAATAGCCTATCTTGGAATCCTTGTACTTATATCAAATGTAGTGCTCTTTGCGGGAGCTACCATGGGTGGCGCCTTTCTAACAACAAGTGTTCCGGTAATTGGAGCAGCTGTAACAGTTGTCGTTCTTACTATCGCAGTGCTTTGGCAGATACCGCTGTTCTTATTCCTTAGTGAAAAATTCGGAATGGTAGTTGAACTCTTAGCCTGCCTGTTCATAACTGTGCTTGGAGTAAGTGTGGCACCTTCAGGAAAATGGTTTTTATTTGTATCCGCAATATCCAATAGAATTGTTACTCCGCTTCTTCATATACTTCCAAACGGCTTGAGAACGCAGGCAGAAGATCCGCTTCTTAGCACTACTGTAATCTTTCCCGGCATTCTCATTGCCCTGGCCCACTTTGTGGTTTTAACTTATCTGTATCTTAACTGGTTTGAAAAAAGAGAGGTCAAATAA
- a CDS encoding sensor histidine kinase, whose translation MGRVKSKDKRNKRGMLGLGSMFEAYTFFMGFALIIWAAISYFAFGLLINAGVIYPANYAEYRINEAFEQIETASEVTEDLIPEVCRYVVFSEDGEVLSGNLGQKDVETAWKVLSNNNYSDGKFYKVIHRKDEYVVLQYRLKSQYKSMWMNEHLPSPENLMILFIFFCCIGIMQIFAKRFGSVIRKKMTPMRGALEQIGDRNLDFKINYSGVREIDECLVALDDMRYALKTSLQKQWETEQEKSRQMSALAHDIKTPLTVVRGNSELLLETELTDEQKNYADYISGSALQIQNYVQTLIEVTKSQEGIEQAPVNVKASEILADIKKQTMGLSEVYQLQINWKEEFSPVKDANVQAVPDDENSEVIISVVYDHVVRAVMNAVRNAAEHTPKGGIINIIATYNGLELAFTVEDSGSGFTPEALAHGTEQFFMDDSSRTGGSHYGIGLFFAKKAAKEHGGEIVLANSKETGGGKVRIYFTV comes from the coding sequence ATGGGAAGAGTAAAGAGCAAGGATAAAAGGAATAAGAGGGGGATGCTGGGGCTTGGAAGTATGTTTGAGGCCTATACTTTTTTTATGGGATTTGCACTCATTATATGGGCTGCTATTTCTTATTTTGCGTTTGGTCTTCTTATAAATGCCGGAGTGATCTACCCGGCCAACTATGCTGAATATAGGATAAATGAAGCTTTTGAACAGATTGAAACAGCAAGTGAAGTGACGGAAGATCTGATTCCTGAAGTATGCCGCTATGTGGTCTTTTCAGAGGATGGAGAAGTCCTTTCAGGGAATCTTGGCCAAAAGGATGTGGAAACTGCATGGAAGGTATTATCAAATAATAATTATAGTGATGGTAAATTCTATAAGGTTATTCACCGCAAGGATGAATATGTTGTCTTACAGTACAGACTTAAGTCTCAGTATAAGTCAATGTGGATGAATGAACATCTGCCAAGCCCTGAAAATCTTATGATATTATTCATCTTTTTTTGCTGTATTGGAATCATGCAGATTTTTGCAAAGAGATTCGGATCGGTTATCCGAAAAAAGATGACTCCTATGAGGGGAGCCTTAGAGCAGATCGGCGACAGGAACCTGGATTTTAAGATAAATTATTCAGGTGTCAGGGAGATTGATGAATGCCTGGTGGCATTGGATGACATGCGATATGCGCTTAAGACTTCGCTTCAGAAGCAGTGGGAGACTGAGCAGGAAAAGAGCAGGCAGATGTCAGCTCTTGCTCACGATATCAAGACTCCTCTTACAGTAGTTCGCGGCAATTCCGAGCTTTTATTAGAGACAGAACTTACGGATGAGCAGAAGAACTATGCGGACTATATTTCGGGAAGTGCACTTCAGATTCAGAACTATGTGCAGACCCTCATAGAAGTTACGAAATCTCAGGAGGGTATCGAGCAGGCACCTGTCAATGTGAAGGCTTCTGAGATTCTGGCTGATATCAAAAAGCAGACTATGGGGCTTTCAGAAGTTTATCAGCTTCAGATTAACTGGAAGGAAGAGTTTTCACCTGTAAAAGATGCAAATGTACAGGCGGTGCCGGATGATGAAAATAGCGAGGTCATTATCAGCGTAGTGTACGACCACGTTGTCAGGGCTGTTATGAATGCTGTGAGGAATGCTGCTGAGCATACCCCTAAGGGCGGTATAATAAATATTATAGCAACTTACAATGGCTTAGAACTTGCCTTTACTGTTGAGGATTCTGGAAGCGGCTTCACACCTGAAGCTCTTGCCCATGGCACAGAGCAGTTTTTTATGGATGATTCCAGTAGAACAGGCGGTTCTCATTATGGTATCGGACTATTCTTTGCAAAGAAAGCTGCTAAGGAGCACGGCGGCGAGATTGTTCTTGCTAATTCTAAGGAGACTGGTGGAGGTAAGGTTCGGATCTACTTTACGGTCTGA
- a CDS encoding heavy-metal-associated domain-containing protein, which yields MSFSNVIVIAILAAVVFIALKGSISHFKGEGGCCGGGGSVEKEPDKKLSGPVIQTKVFKIDGMHCENCSNKVKRTINRIDGVSAKVNLRKKEAVVRYEKDVDDSLITKEIEDLGYKVTECYGKK from the coding sequence ATGTCTTTTTCTAATGTAATTGTCATAGCTATTCTTGCGGCAGTTGTTTTCATAGCGCTAAAGGGTAGTATAAGTCACTTTAAAGGGGAGGGAGGATGCTGCGGAGGCGGCGGATCAGTTGAGAAAGAGCCTGATAAGAAACTCTCTGGACCCGTAATCCAGACTAAAGTGTTCAAGATAGACGGGATGCACTGCGAGAACTGTTCTAATAAAGTTAAGCGCACCATTAACAGAATAGACGGCGTATCAGCTAAGGTGAATCTGCGTAAAAAAGAGGCTGTTGTCCGTTATGAAAAAGATGTTGATGATAGCCTTATTACTAAGGAAATTGAGGATCTTGGTTACAAGGTAACAGAGTGTTACGGCAAGAAGTAA
- a CDS encoding TetR/AcrR family transcriptional regulator gives MSNITKRALETSLKNLLLKKPVNKITINDITEDCGVNRATFYYHFQDIYALIEWSCEEDARKALSSNTTYDTWQQGFLNVLNAVEDNKPFIINVYRHVSQEQIIQYLYRVVYDLLINVVEECAHGMTVRDEDKKFIADFYKYAFVGLTLEWIKSDMKTPPKEIVSRLSELIDGDIPRMLEKCRLDVPLSRT, from the coding sequence ATGTCCAATATCACCAAACGTGCACTTGAAACTTCACTCAAGAACCTTCTTTTAAAAAAGCCTGTCAATAAGATCACCATAAATGATATAACCGAGGATTGCGGCGTCAACAGAGCCACTTTCTATTATCATTTTCAGGATATATATGCCCTGATCGAATGGTCTTGTGAAGAGGATGCAAGGAAGGCCTTATCAAGCAATACGACCTATGATACCTGGCAACAGGGCTTTTTGAATGTTCTGAACGCAGTAGAAGACAACAAGCCATTTATAATCAATGTCTACCGCCATGTAAGCCAGGAACAGATCATCCAGTACCTGTACCGGGTAGTATATGATCTCCTGATCAATGTAGTAGAGGAATGCGCTCATGGGATGACTGTCAGAGATGAAGACAAGAAATTCATTGCTGATTTCTACAAATACGCCTTTGTAGGTCTGACTCTGGAGTGGATCAAGAGCGATATGAAGACTCCTCCAAAAGAGATAGTATCTCGCCTAAGTGAACTTATTGACGGTGACATCCCCCGCATGCTTGAAAAGTGCAGGCTGGATGTCCCTTTAAGTAGAACGTGA
- a CDS encoding oleate hydratase, which produces MYYSSGNYEAFARPKKPEGIEHKSAYFIGTGLAALSAGCFLVRDAQMPGKNIHFFERDPIAGGACDGWNYPEIGYVMRGGREMDNHFEVMWDLFRSIPSIETDGVSVLDEYYWLNKEDPNYSLCRVTEHQGQNAHTDGKFNLSDKASRQLTKLIFTPDEDLEEKRITDVLDDEVLGSDFWTYWRTMFAFYNCNSALEMKRYMQRFIHHIDGLPDLRALRFTKYNQYESMILPMVRYLEAHGVQFHFNTQVMDVDFDIHDDIKIAKRIELYTAGQKDYLDLTEDDYLFITNGSNVENSSIGGQDQVCEYHKEIRPGGSFDLWRKIAEKDSSFGHPEKFYGNPEECNWMGVTVNTLDGKILPYIKNICQRDPLSGKVVTGGIVTARDSGWLLSWTINRQPQFHSQPKDQCLVWLYGLYTDRPGDYIKKKMRDCTGKEICMEWLYHLGVPTDQIEQLAANSAKTIPVMMPFASAYFMPRTAGDRPEVVPDGAVNFAFIGNFAEVPRDTVFTTEYSIRTAMVAVYTLMNVDRGVPEVWGSIYDIRDLLKAAVSMRDGRPLTDMKLGFKEKIALSKLLSAIKGTDIEKLLKEYGVI; this is translated from the coding sequence ATGTATTATTCAAGTGGTAACTATGAGGCATTTGCCCGTCCTAAAAAACCTGAAGGAATTGAACATAAATCCGCCTACTTTATAGGAACCGGACTTGCAGCGCTTTCTGCAGGATGTTTCCTTGTGCGCGACGCACAAATGCCGGGAAAAAACATTCACTTTTTTGAGCGTGATCCCATCGCCGGAGGCGCCTGCGATGGATGGAACTATCCGGAGATTGGTTATGTCATGCGCGGCGGTCGTGAGATGGACAACCATTTCGAGGTTATGTGGGACCTATTCCGCTCTATTCCATCTATCGAAACAGATGGAGTCAGTGTCCTTGACGAGTACTACTGGCTTAACAAGGAAGATCCCAACTATTCTCTGTGCCGCGTTACTGAGCATCAGGGCCAGAACGCCCATACAGACGGCAAATTCAACCTTAGCGACAAAGCATCAAGGCAGCTAACAAAACTTATTTTCACACCTGATGAAGATCTGGAAGAAAAGCGTATCACAGATGTTCTGGATGACGAAGTTCTGGGCAGCGATTTCTGGACATACTGGAGGACTATGTTTGCATTCTATAACTGCAACAGTGCTCTTGAGATGAAGAGGTATATGCAGCGCTTCATCCACCACATCGATGGTCTTCCGGATCTACGTGCTCTTCGCTTTACCAAGTACAATCAGTATGAATCCATGATTCTTCCTATGGTCAGATATCTGGAAGCTCACGGAGTACAGTTTCACTTTAATACACAAGTCATGGATGTTGATTTTGATATTCATGATGATATAAAAATTGCAAAGCGCATAGAACTATACACAGCCGGCCAGAAAGATTACCTGGACCTTACAGAGGACGATTATCTGTTTATCACCAATGGAAGTAATGTAGAGAACTCCTCCATTGGTGGTCAGGATCAAGTGTGTGAATATCACAAAGAGATCCGCCCGGGTGGTTCATTTGATCTGTGGCGCAAGATTGCTGAAAAGGACAGCTCTTTTGGTCATCCGGAGAAGTTCTATGGCAATCCCGAAGAATGCAACTGGATGGGTGTCACTGTCAATACATTAGATGGCAAGATCCTGCCCTATATCAAAAACATATGTCAGCGCGATCCACTATCCGGCAAGGTTGTAACCGGCGGAATTGTTACAGCAAGGGATTCGGGATGGCTACTTAGCTGGACTATCAATCGCCAGCCTCAGTTCCATTCCCAGCCCAAGGATCAGTGCCTTGTATGGCTCTATGGTCTTTATACAGATCGTCCGGGTGATTATATCAAGAAGAAAATGCGCGACTGCACCGGCAAAGAAATATGCATGGAATGGCTGTATCATCTTGGCGTTCCCACAGATCAGATCGAACAGCTTGCTGCAAACAGTGCAAAAACAATCCCGGTAATGATGCCATTTGCAAGTGCTTACTTCATGCCGCGTACAGCAGGAGACAGACCAGAAGTTGTGCCTGACGGCGCTGTGAACTTCGCTTTTATCGGGAATTTTGCAGAAGTTCCAAGAGACACCGTATTCACAACTGAGTATTCTATACGAACTGCAATGGTCGCTGTCTATACTCTCATGAATGTAGACCGCGGAGTACCGGAAGTCTGGGGCAGCATCTATGATATCCGGGATCTGCTAAAGGCTGCAGTCAGCATGCGCGACGGAAGGCCCCTTACTGACATGAAGCTGGGCTTTAAGGAAAAGATCGCCCTTAGCAAACTCCTAAGTGCTATCAAAGGAACAGATATTGAGAAGCTTCTAAAAGAGTATGGAGTAATATAA
- a CDS encoding lantibiotic immunity ABC transporter MutG family permease subunit, translating to MFIRCLRAEFYKMKRSPVTISHIIIPILVSAVFLAYYASSGWEEIDKITAFYQALGSAFPVLIGIFVASTMEQEQNAGAFQNLLTLRSKTAALFSKVVALLLLGLLALLFTAVLFGSGFNMIHGQSSASMGVFVIASLVMWLSAIPLYLIFEIFAFVFGKAFAIGAGLLSGLISALFLTGLGMYVWKVVPFSWATKMPDAYLVYELANRSALSQIKSQAPIYLIVVIVCFAGYYVFAANYEGSKISE from the coding sequence ATGTTTATTAGATGTCTTCGTGCAGAGTTTTATAAAATGAAAAGAAGTCCCGTGACAATCAGTCATATCATAATCCCGATACTGGTAAGCGCGGTGTTTCTTGCTTATTATGCTAGTTCCGGATGGGAAGAGATAGATAAGATAACTGCTTTTTATCAGGCTCTTGGATCTGCATTTCCTGTATTGATTGGAATCTTCGTTGCAAGTACAATGGAGCAGGAGCAAAATGCTGGAGCGTTCCAGAATCTTCTTACTTTGAGAAGTAAGACTGCAGCACTTTTTTCAAAGGTAGTAGCATTACTTTTACTTGGTCTATTGGCTTTGTTATTCACAGCAGTTTTATTCGGATCCGGCTTTAATATGATTCACGGGCAGAGCAGCGCTTCAATGGGAGTGTTTGTTATAGCTTCTCTTGTGATGTGGCTTTCCGCGATTCCGCTTTATCTGATATTTGAGATTTTTGCATTTGTTTTTGGAAAAGCTTTTGCGATAGGTGCAGGACTGCTCTCAGGACTTATCAGTGCACTTTTCCTTACCGGTCTAGGTATGTATGTATGGAAGGTCGTGCCGTTTTCATGGGCAACTAAAATGCCTGATGCATACCTTGTATACGAGCTTGCTAATAGATCGGCGCTTTCTCAGATTAAGTCACAGGCACCGATTTACCTGATAGTTGTCATTGTATGCTTTGCCGGATATTATGTTTTTGCTGCAAACTACGAAGGTAGTAAGATTTCTGAATAA
- a CDS encoding HD domain-containing phosphohydrolase: protein MEERVVVVDDDAIILKNANTVLTGAGFKVTCLKSGRLLLDYVVRNKIDMLLLDIKMPELDGFETMRLLRKWEKDNGVKEIPVIFFTANDDCESETMGLSLGAMDFIRKPFVAEVLTLRVRHLLDLIRLQRDLHAEVERKTKEVEGLSLHVVHTLADAIDAKDAYTKGHSGRVAEYSREIAKRYGYSVERQDEIYMIGLLHDVGKIGVPDAVINKPGRLTDEEFEKIKTHPGRGAKILQNIEEMPKLAIGARWHHERYDGRGYPDGLSGEDIPEEARIIAVADAYDAMTSNRSYRGIIPQDVVKSELEKGSGTQFDPRFAAIMLEIIKEDTDYKLHEQ, encoded by the coding sequence ATGGAAGAGCGCGTAGTCGTTGTAGATGATGATGCGATCATATTGAAGAATGCCAACACGGTCCTGACCGGTGCCGGGTTTAAGGTTACATGCCTAAAAAGCGGACGATTATTGCTTGACTATGTCGTAAGGAATAAGATCGATATGCTGCTTCTGGACATCAAAATGCCTGAACTTGACGGCTTTGAGACTATGAGGCTTCTTAGAAAGTGGGAAAAGGATAATGGCGTAAAAGAGATACCTGTTATCTTCTTTACAGCCAATGATGACTGTGAATCAGAAACTATGGGACTGTCTCTTGGCGCAATGGATTTTATAAGAAAACCCTTTGTAGCAGAAGTACTGACGCTTAGAGTGCGTCACCTTCTTGATCTTATAAGGCTCCAGCGTGATCTTCATGCAGAGGTTGAGCGTAAGACCAAAGAGGTAGAGGGCCTGTCACTTCACGTAGTACATACTCTTGCAGATGCCATTGACGCTAAGGATGCATATACTAAGGGTCACTCCGGAAGAGTAGCAGAGTATTCAAGAGAGATAGCCAAAAGATACGGATATTCTGTAGAAAGACAGGATGAAATATACATGATAGGACTTCTTCATGATGTAGGTAAGATAGGCGTGCCTGATGCTGTGATCAATAAACCGGGCAGACTTACAGACGAAGAGTTTGAGAAGATCAAGACTCATCCCGGAAGAGGAGCCAAGATACTTCAGAATATCGAAGAGATGCCTAAACTTGCCATAGGAGCAAGATGGCATCATGAAAGGTACGACGGAAGAGGCTATCCTGACGGACTATCAGGAGAAGATATCCCCGAAGAAGCCAGGATCATCGCAGTTGCAGATGCCTATGATGCCATGACCAGTAACAGAAGCTACAGGGGCATAATCCCCCAGGACGTAGTCAAAAGCGAGCTTGAAAAAGGTTCCGGAACCCAGTTTGATCCACGCTTTGCGGCTATAATGCTTGAGATAATCAAAGAAGACACTGACTACAAACTACATGAACAATGA
- a CDS encoding response regulator transcription factor: MANILAVDDEKAILNMIGNVLVKDSHTVTKIDDPTKLKMDKLSRFDLILLDVMMPGIDGFELCSKIRNVVDCPIIFITAKTDEGSLVNGLALGADDYICKPFGVMELRARIGAHLRREKREHVARLSLGRICFMLESRKMMIDEKEINLTKAEYDICEFLAKNRGQIFSKEQILEKVLGYDSESSDSTIITHIKNIRTKLLRYEYMPIKTVWGIGYKWEE; encoded by the coding sequence ATGGCAAACATACTTGCAGTTGACGACGAAAAAGCCATTCTAAACATGATTGGAAATGTTCTTGTTAAGGACTCTCACACAGTTACAAAAATTGATGATCCTACGAAACTAAAGATGGATAAGCTATCACGCTTCGACCTGATATTACTGGACGTGATGATGCCCGGAATTGACGGCTTTGAACTTTGTTCAAAGATAAGGAATGTAGTTGATTGTCCGATTATATTTATCACAGCTAAGACGGATGAGGGAAGTCTTGTAAACGGACTTGCCCTTGGCGCAGATGATTATATCTGCAAGCCCTTCGGAGTTATGGAACTTCGTGCAAGGATCGGAGCGCACCTTAGAAGAGAAAAGCGTGAACACGTGGCAAGACTATCACTTGGCAGGATCTGCTTTATGCTTGAATCACGAAAGATGATGATTGATGAAAAGGAAATAAATCTCACAAAGGCTGAGTATGACATATGCGAGTTTCTGGCAAAGAACCGCGGTCAGATTTTTTCCAAAGAACAGATACTGGAAAAGGTACTGGGGTACGACAGTGAGAGTAGTGACAGCACGATAATCACGCACATCAAAAATATAAGAACGAAGCTCTTGCGCTACGAATATATGCCGATTAAGACAGTTTGGGGGATTGGATATAAATGGGAAGAGTAA